The sequence below is a genomic window from Chloroflexota bacterium.
TCACCGGGTGGCGCGCGATGTACCGCCATCCGTCGATCATGCCGGCAAGGATTGAACCGGTCGGCGATCGGGCCCCTTCCACCCGGGCGCCCACGCGGAGCTGGATCGTCCACACGGTCGAGAAGGCATAGATCACGCCCTGCACGACGTAGGACCATCCCGGCCCCACGGTCGCGATGAGGGCCCCGGCAGCCGCCGGGCCGAGACTCATGCTCACGTTCCATGCGACCGAGTTGAGCCCAATGGCGTTCGTGAGCCGTGCGCGATCCACGGTTTCCGCGATCATCGATTGTCGCGCTGGGATCTCGAAGACCTGGACGATCGCGACGGCGAGCCCCGTGACGTACACGTGCCAGGTCGCGACGCGGTGGTCGAGGATCAGCGCCGCGAGTACGAAGTTCAGGATGGCGTTGAGAACCTGCGCGACGATGAGCTGCACCTTTCGATTGCTTCGGTCCGCCATCACCCCGGCGATCGGACTCAGCAGCAATCCGGGGAGCATGCGCACCCCGGCGACCAGGCCCAACTCCACCGTGGAGCCGGTGAGGTCGTACATGAGCCAACCGCGGGCCACCTGATCCATGGCGATGCCCATGGAGTTGCCGAACTGCGCACCCCAGACCAACCGGTACTCGCGGAAGCCCAGGGCCGCGAACATCGGCAGGCCCACCAACGGACGCAGCGCCAGCGGAGCGCGCGTGGGCCAGGGCTCACCGTGGACGCGGCCGTTCTGCGATCGCTCGGGCGCGGCAGCGGGCGCCACCTCCTGCCCGGGGCTCGGGAGCGTCATGCGACGCCGTTCACTCGAGTCGCACGTTCTTGGTGTAGTCGTAGTCTGGCGCGGTGTCGGCCTCGAAGCGCCACCGAACGCGATCGGGCGGGAAGGCGCCGCGCTCCACACGATCGAGGAAGTCCAGCGCGTGGGCCCAGGCGGCCTCTGACTCCGGCTGCCGATAGCGCCCCGGCATCGTGTCGTTCAGCCAGCCGTGCGGCGCGTCGGGATAGACCTTGAATTCGTAGCTCTTTCGCAATCGCTCGAGGGTTCCCCGGAATTGGTTGACCTGATCCAGCGAGATGACGTGATCGCGCTCGCCCCAGATGCCCAGAATCGGGGCGGTGCAGCGGTCCAAGACGGATTCCGCCGTCTGGTTGCCACCATAGAAGACCAGATTGGCCGAAACCTCGTGCCGAACGCTATTCAGCAGCAGCGGATAACTGCCGCTCTGGCACACTCCCATCGCGGCGATTCGGCGATTATCGACCTCCGGCATTTCCAGCAGGTAATCGAGACTCAGCGCGTAGTAGTCAGTGATCTCCTTGTCCGAAAGATCGAGACGCGCGTCACCCCGGTTAAGCGCCTCCTTGTCACCATCCCAGTGCGACGCCATGTCGGGGGCGATGCACACCCTGCCGTACGATGCGAACTTCGCGGCGAGGTCGAGGGTATGCTGAACGAGCCCGTAGCGTTCGTGGCCGAGGATCACGGCGCCGAACGGACCCGCGCCCCGCTTCGGGACCGTCACGAACGCTCGCGTCTTGTTTCCCGCGTCCACCCAGCGGGTCTCCGAGCCGAAGTAGTTGTGCTCCGCCACCACGATGCCACCCCCATCCTTTCGCCCGATGTCGCGCCACGGACCTACGGGGCCTGCCGCTGACCGGCGCAGGGCGCGTCCCAGGATGGCGCCATTCTCCCACAGCAACGAGCGCTAGCCAAGTCCGACGATTTCGTCCATACTGGCGCCAGAACCAGCCGATTTGGGGAGGACTACGATGGCCACGACGCTGCCCTTGACACAGCTCGAGCGGGAGCTTCGGCAAAAGGTCGCCACCTCGTGCCGGATCATCGGAAACCGCAACGTCACACGTGGCGCCCTGGGGCACGTGAGCGCGCGCGTTCCCGGCACCGACCGCATTTTGATCAAGGCGAAGGGCCCGGATGAGGAGGCACTCGAGTTCGCCGTCGAGCGCGACGTGATCGTCATCAGCATCAACGGTGAGGTGCTCGAAGCGCCGGATGGGCTGACGGCTCCCAACGAGACGGCCATGCACCTCGCGGTATTTCGGCGGCGCCCAGAGGTCATGAGCGTCATCCATAGCCATCCGGACTGGGTGGTGGTGCTCACCGGAACGAGTCGGCCGCTGGTGCCGATGGTCGGCGCATACGATGGCGGCGCCTCGCTCCGACTCATCACCGAGGGCGTTCCGGTCTACCCGCGAAGCCTCACCATCATCAACGACGAGCTGGGCGAAGACTTCATGAACACGATGGGGGACCATCGCGCTTGCCTGCTCGCCGGCCACGGGATGACGGTGGCGGGAGCGAGCGTGGAGGAGGCGACCCAGACGAGCCTCACCGTCTACGAGCTGGCCCGCCTCAACTACCTCGCCTATGCCATTGGCCAACCGCAGGCAGTCTCCGAGCAGGACCGTACGGAGTATCTGGCTCGCCGCGCCTCAGGCCCGTATACACCCGATCGTCGACGGGCGGGAAGCAGCGGCGAGCCCGCCTTCTGGCGCTATGAGAAGAAGCGTCTCCCCGACCTGCCGAAGAACGGCCGCTGACCGCAGACGGTTTGCATGGGGCTGACGGCTTGGCCGTCAGCCCCTTTCCGTGGCCAGATCAGGACGAATGATGGTGCGCGCCATCTCCGGCTGCCCGAGCCCGCGCGCGCTCCAGCACGTCCTCCGGTAGGTTGAAGGGGTCCCAGTCTCGACGGATCTCGCTGCTGATCTGGCGAAAGTCGCGGCGAAGGTCGTCCAGGGAGGCGCGGCCCCAGTAGTAGTAGCCGTTGTAGATCTTATAGATCCGAAGGTCCGGATACAGGACGAAGTCAAACGGCAGATACGGCTTGTGACGAAGATCGGTCGGCTCCAAGAGGCCCAGCTCCTGCTGAACCACGCGCTCCGCGTCCGATAGGATCGGGAATTTGGCTCCCAGGCCGGCGCGAAACGCGGCGTTCACCTCAACCGGGTCGACGCTCACCGCGACGATCTTCGCATAGGCCACGGCAAGCTCGGGCTCGAATTCCGTCAGCAGGCGCAACTGCACCTGACATTTTCCTCACCACCATCCCCGATAGAAGACGACGGCGAGCGGGTCCGCGCCGCGCGTGATCTCTGAGAGACGAACCACGGTTCCGGTGTGGTCGGGCAGTGCAATGTCGGGGAACTTCCCTCCGACGGCCAGGTCTGAGCGCATCTCAACCTCCACGGATCTCTTCCGTGGCAACGATCATATCCTCGATCTTGCCTACGCGCATCTCACGCCCCGAGGCGGGGGCGGCACGGTATGATGATCCTGGCTTGCACGTCGGCCGAGAAAGCCGACCAGCGGCCCCATGATGGACACAGGCGGAGGATGCGATGGCAGTCGAGACCGCGGGCACGACGCAGCCGGAGACGCAAGAGGCGACTGGCTCACCGTACGAGCGATGGGTTGCATCGACGGGGGTACCCGTCTACCGCGGATACTACGTGGAGGACGTTCGGACCCTCGAGCTGGGAGAATGGCCCGAGCGGCAATGCCGCGCACGGTTCCTCATGCTGGCCGGCCAGGAGGGGATCTCCGAGGCTCGCGTCACGGAGATTGCGCCAGGCCATACGCTCCCGCCCGTTCGGATGGCTCTCGACGAAATCGTGTACGTGGTCCAGGGCCGCGGGCTGACCACCCTGTGGGGTCGGCAGGACGACCAACGCATCACCTTCGAGTGGCAGGATCACAGCGTCTTTGTGATTCCGCGCACCTATGCATGCCAGCTTTCCAGCACTCAGGGCACGACCCCTGCGCGCCTGCTGCACTACAACTACCTGCCGGTCGCGATGTCCGTCATGCCGTCCGCGGACTTCTTCTTTGACAACGGGTACGTCGACGCGGCGGTTGTGGGCGGGGATGGAGCAAGCCTCTTCTCCGAAGCTCGCGTCGCGACGGGGCCCGACGCGAATGGCCATCCCTTCTGGTCGGGGAACTTCTTCCCGGATATGCGAGCGTGGGATCGGCTCGTGCCGTACCGCGCGCGCGGCGCAGGAGGCCACGCCGTCTTCATCGAATTCCCGCGGGCGCCCATCACCGCACACATGTCCGTGTTTCCTGCGCGCTCGTACAAGAAGGCCCATCGCCACGGTCCTGGCGTGGTGATCATCATTCCCGCGGGCGAGGGCTATTCCATCATGTGGGAAGAGGGGAAAGAGAAAATCGTGATTCCGTGGCACGAGGGGAGCGTCTTCGTGCCGCCGAACCGGTGGTTTCACCAGCACTTCAACGTCGGCGGCGATGCGGCGCGGTACTTTGCGTTTCACTCGCCGAGCGGGCTCTTCCCGTATAGCGAGAAGGTCGAGGACCTGGCACGCGACCAGATCGAGTACTGCGATGAAGACCCGTCGATTCGCCAGCGATTCGAGATCGAGCTGGGGAAGCGCGGCCTCAAATCCATCATGCCGGATGGCGCCTACAGGCAGCGTGACTACCAGTGGGAGTACCAGGAGGGGTGAAATGGCAGGGCTACGCCGCCGGGTCCTGATGGGAGGCCCAGCCGTCGCGACCTTCAGCCGGCGTCGCGTGGGCTTGTGTCTCCGCCTCGGCGCGACTCGACGCGGCTGATCGTCGAACCGCCTCGTAGCCGGCATCCATCGACGGCACGATCATGAGGTCCCGGCTACAGATCGACACCTGTTCTGGCGCGATGATTCGTCGGCCAGTGAGGAGCCGCCGCCAGAGCGGGACAGCGAGCGCGTAGCCTTCGACGCCGAGGGTGTCCGCGTCGATGTACACCTCCGAAACGAACCCCACGCGGTCGCCGCTATCGGCCATCACCTCGAGTCCCACGAGCGTGTAGCCTTCGATTCCGGAGTCTTCCTCTTCGCGAGCGCCATCGTTCGTCGCGTCCGCTCCGGCGAGCACAACCGCTTGCTGGCCAATCCTGCGGATTCGCCCGCTTGGGATGTATCGCTCGGGGAACTCACCAGACGGGCCGACGCGCATTCCGGTCACCCGGGCAACATTTGGATCGACCAAAACGTCGGCCACATACCCCATTCGGCGCGCGTTCGAAAGATCGATGACCGGCATACCCCGAAGCCGCGTGAGCCTGCGCTTCTTCTGGCGATAGGCGACACCATCGTGCCGCCCGTCAGTTCCGTCGGTCACCCGCACCATGGACATCGGTTGCTCCTGTATCTCGCGGTCCCGCCGCCCCTTGCGATGCAGGACTCCTCGAGGTCTTCCCTTTGTATCCTAAGCAATGGCGGCCCTTAATGGAATCCATTGGATCCGACCCGAGATTCCGTATAACTGCGCAGAACCCCCGGGAGCGCCCATGACGACCTTCCCCGCCAAGCGTCTCGTCGCGTTCACCGAACGCGTCCTCATCGCGCTCGGGGTGGCCGAAGCCGACGCGGCGTTGACCGCGGAGCTCCTCGTCCGCGCCGACCTTCGCGGCTACTCGACCCACGGCATCGGAATCCTTCCCGAGTACGTCCAGCGCTCCCGAGCGGGAACGATTCGCCTGAACGGGAAGCCCGCGGTCGTGCACGACTCGAAAGCCGCCGCGCAAATCGACGGCGATCTCTACCTCGGACAGGTGGTCGGGACTCGGGCCATGACCCTCGCCGTGGAGAAGGCCCATGCCCATGGCGTTGGCATGGTCGGGGTCCGCAACTGCGCCCACCTCGGACGTATCGCAGATTACGTCGAGCTCGCGGCCGACGCGGGGATGATCGGGATGGCGTTCGTGTCCGTCGGCGGTGCAAGCCTCGCGACCTTTGGGTCCGCCGAGCCGACCGGGAACTCCGATCCCATCGCTTTCGGAATCCCCGGTCCAAACGGGCAGCACCTCATCTTCGACTTCACGACCGCGGCGATGAGCATGCGGGAGCTGGCGCGCCGCGGCGCGCAAGGCGAGCCGATTCCGGCCGGCATCATGCTGGACCACGCCGGAAACCCGACCACAGACTACGCGCAATTCGCCGGACCTCCGCGAGGGGTCGCCCTGCCGTTCGGCGGCCATAAAGGATCAGGCCTGCATCTCGTCGCGGAAGTGCTGGCGGGAATTCTCACCGGCCACGGCACCGGGCTCAGCTGGGCTGCACGAGGCGGACCGGCGATCAACGGTGCGCTGTTTTTCGCCGTCGACGTCGCAGACATGATGCCCCTGGACGAGTTCCTGGAGGAGGTGAACGCGCTTGCAGCGTTCCTGCGGTCTTGCCGACCCATGGCCGGGGTGACGGCCATCCGCCTCCCCGGCGATGGCGCGCGGGTTCGCGCGTCAGAACGCAGGGATCGCGGCATTCCCCTCGACGATGCCCTCGTATCGAGCCTCAACGCCACGGCGGAGAGCCTCGGCGTCCCGACTTTAGCGTGACAACTTCAAGCGAAGGGCGTGCGGTGCCGATCCAAATCGCGTTCGAGAAGTTTCGTCTGGGCAATGGACTGGACGTCATCCTGCACGAAGATCACGCCATCCCAGTGGTGGCGGTGAACGTCTGGTACCACGTGGGATCGCAGAATGAGGATCCCGACCGAACTGGCTTCGCCCATCTCTTCGAACACATCATGTTCAAGGGATCCAAGCACCACAAGCGCGAATACTTTCTCCCGCTCCAGGAAGTCGGCGCGAACGTCAACGGCTCGACGACGACAGACCGGACGAACTACTACGAGAACGTCCCCGCCGAATACCTCGAGCTGGCGCTCTGGCTCGAATCCGACCGCATGGGGTACCTGCTCGAAGCGCTCGACGAAGAGGGTTTCGCGACCGAGCGCGAAGTTGTGAAGAACGAGCGTCGCCAGAGCTACGAAAACCGGCCCTATGGCCTGGCTGGAATCGAGATCCGCAAGGCGCTCTTCCCGCCGAGCCACCCCTATCACTGGCAGACCATCGGCTCGCAAGAACACCTCGACGCCGCCTCCATCGAGGACGTCAAGGCCTTCTTTCGGCGCTTCTATGCGCCGAACAACGCGAGCCTCGCGATCGCGGGCGACATCGACGTCGCCGAGACGAGGCGGCTCGTGGAGAGATACTTCGCGGACCTACCGCCTGCCGCCCCTGCCCCCCGCATCCAGCGCTGGACGCCGGGGCTGGACGGCGAAGTCCGGATCAGCTTCGAGGATCGTGTACAGCTTCACCGCCTCTGGCTCGCATGGGTCGCGCCGCCTCGCTTCGATCCCGACGAGGCGCCCCTGGACGTCCTGGTATCAGTCCTCAGCGAGGGCCGCAGCGCCAGGCTCTATCGGTCCCTCGTTCACGACCAGCAGGTCGCGCGCGAGGCGAGCGCGCGCTTCTCGGCGATGGAGATGGCTGGCGAGCTGCGGTTCGACGTCACGGTGGCCCCAACGGCGACCGTCGAAGCCGCGGAGCGCGCCCTGTTAGCCGAGCTCGACCGCGTCCGGACCTTGGCCCCGACTGCCGAGGAGGTCCAGCGCGCCGTCAATCGCATCGAGGCGCGCCACGTTCGCCAGCTAGAAAGCGTGGGCGGCTTTGGAGGCCGTGCCAACCTGCTCAACTACTACAACGTGTTTGCCGGCGATCCCGGGCGCGTCAATACCGACCTGGATCGCTATTTCGCCGTCACGCCCGATGATGTGCAGCGGGTGGCGAAGGCGTATCTCGGGCCGGGCCGCGTTCGGCTCCTCGTTACGCCGAAAGCAGACGTTTCCCCTGCGCCGGCTCAGATCGATCGATCGCAACAGCCAGGACCCGGCCGCCCGCGCGACTTTGCGCCGCCGGTCGCCCAGCGCGTCCGCCTCACCAATGGCACGGACCTCCTGGTCGTCAGCCGCCATAGCGTCCCCACGATTGTGACGGCAATTTACTATCCCGCCGGCGCCGTCGATGACCCGCGCGATGCCCCGGGCATCTCATCGCTCGCCGCGCGCCTCCTGATCGAAGGCACCGCGAGCCGAACGAGCGCCCAGATCGCAGAGGAGAGCGACTTCATCGCCGCGCGCCTCAACCTCACCGTTCACCGCGAGAACTTCGTCGCATCGACTGAGACTCTCACCCGCCACTGGTCGCG
It includes:
- a CDS encoding MFS transporter, whose product is MTLPSPGQEVAPAAAPERSQNGRVHGEPWPTRAPLALRPLVGLPMFAALGFREYRLVWGAQFGNSMGIAMDQVARGWLMYDLTGSTVELGLVAGVRMLPGLLLSPIAGVMADRSNRKVQLIVAQVLNAILNFVLAALILDHRVATWHVYVTGLAVAIVQVFEIPARQSMIAETVDRARLTNAIGLNSVAWNVSMSLGPAAAGALIATVGPGWSYVVQGVIYAFSTVWTIQLRVGARVEGARSPTGSILAGMIDGWRYIARHPVIRGGMTMVMLVALFGLSFATLLPAVARDELRVGASGQGLLATALGLGALASAFVVAGQGDRFPKGPVMLIGGALLAVAETAFGLSADFGLSMVLMVVIGACSVTCTVLINTVLQRHAEPEIRGRVMSMYQQSQVALTLGGILAGALAAAIGSPHTIALMGLACLAGVAVVGVGMPSVRGIRQ
- a CDS encoding dienelactone hydrolase family protein, with amino-acid sequence MVAEHNYFGSETRWVDAGNKTRAFVTVPKRGAGPFGAVILGHERYGLVQHTLDLAAKFASYGRVCIAPDMASHWDGDKEALNRGDARLDLSDKEITDYYALSLDYLLEMPEVDNRRIAAMGVCQSGSYPLLLNSVRHEVSANLVFYGGNQTAESVLDRCTAPILGIWGERDHVISLDQVNQFRGTLERLRKSYEFKVYPDAPHGWLNDTMPGRYRQPESEAAWAHALDFLDRVERGAFPPDRVRWRFEADTAPDYDYTKNVRLE
- a CDS encoding class II aldolase/adducin family protein, producing the protein MATTLPLTQLERELRQKVATSCRIIGNRNVTRGALGHVSARVPGTDRILIKAKGPDEEALEFAVERDVIVISINGEVLEAPDGLTAPNETAMHLAVFRRRPEVMSVIHSHPDWVVVLTGTSRPLVPMVGAYDGGASLRLITEGVPVYPRSLTIINDELGEDFMNTMGDHRACLLAGHGMTVAGASVEEATQTSLTVYELARLNYLAYAIGQPQAVSEQDRTEYLARRASGPYTPDRRRAGSSGEPAFWRYEKKRLPDLPKNGR
- a CDS encoding redoxin domain-containing protein; the encoded protein is MQLRLLTEFEPELAVAYAKIVAVSVDPVEVNAAFRAGLGAKFPILSDAERVVQQELGLLEPTDLRHKPYLPFDFVLYPDLRIYKIYNGYYYWGRASLDDLRRDFRQISSEIRRDWDPFNLPEDVLERARARAAGDGAHHHSS
- a CDS encoding cupin domain-containing protein, producing MAVETAGTTQPETQEATGSPYERWVASTGVPVYRGYYVEDVRTLELGEWPERQCRARFLMLAGQEGISEARVTEIAPGHTLPPVRMALDEIVYVVQGRGLTTLWGRQDDQRITFEWQDHSVFVIPRTYACQLSSTQGTTPARLLHYNYLPVAMSVMPSADFFFDNGYVDAAVVGGDGASLFSEARVATGPDANGHPFWSGNFFPDMRAWDRLVPYRARGAGGHAVFIEFPRAPITAHMSVFPARSYKKAHRHGPGVVIIIPAGEGYSIMWEEGKEKIVIPWHEGSVFVPPNRWFHQHFNVGGDAARYFAFHSPSGLFPYSEKVEDLARDQIEYCDEDPSIRQRFEIELGKRGLKSIMPDGAYRQRDYQWEYQEG
- a CDS encoding PRC-barrel domain-containing protein, coding for MSMVRVTDGTDGRHDGVAYRQKKRRLTRLRGMPVIDLSNARRMGYVADVLVDPNVARVTGMRVGPSGEFPERYIPSGRIRRIGQQAVVLAGADATNDGAREEEDSGIEGYTLVGLEVMADSGDRVGFVSEVYIDADTLGVEGYALAVPLWRRLLTGRRIIAPEQVSICSRDLMIVPSMDAGYEAVRRSAASSRAEAETQAHATPAEGRDGWASHQDPAA
- a CDS encoding Ldh family oxidoreductase, coding for MTTFPAKRLVAFTERVLIALGVAEADAALTAELLVRADLRGYSTHGIGILPEYVQRSRAGTIRLNGKPAVVHDSKAAAQIDGDLYLGQVVGTRAMTLAVEKAHAHGVGMVGVRNCAHLGRIADYVELAADAGMIGMAFVSVGGASLATFGSAEPTGNSDPIAFGIPGPNGQHLIFDFTTAAMSMRELARRGAQGEPIPAGIMLDHAGNPTTDYAQFAGPPRGVALPFGGHKGSGLHLVAEVLAGILTGHGTGLSWAARGGPAINGALFFAVDVADMMPLDEFLEEVNALAAFLRSCRPMAGVTAIRLPGDGARVRASERRDRGIPLDDALVSSLNATAESLGVPTLA
- a CDS encoding pitrilysin family protein, whose protein sequence is MPIQIAFEKFRLGNGLDVILHEDHAIPVVAVNVWYHVGSQNEDPDRTGFAHLFEHIMFKGSKHHKREYFLPLQEVGANVNGSTTTDRTNYYENVPAEYLELALWLESDRMGYLLEALDEEGFATEREVVKNERRQSYENRPYGLAGIEIRKALFPPSHPYHWQTIGSQEHLDAASIEDVKAFFRRFYAPNNASLAIAGDIDVAETRRLVERYFADLPPAAPAPRIQRWTPGLDGEVRISFEDRVQLHRLWLAWVAPPRFDPDEAPLDVLVSVLSEGRSARLYRSLVHDQQVAREASARFSAMEMAGELRFDVTVAPTATVEAAERALLAELDRVRTLAPTAEEVQRAVNRIEARHVRQLESVGGFGGRANLLNYYNVFAGDPGRVNTDLDRYFAVTPDDVQRVAKAYLGPGRVRLLVTPKADVSPAPAQIDRSQQPGPGRPRDFAPPVAQRVRLTNGTDLLVVSRHSVPTIVTAIYYPAGAVDDPRDAPGISSLAARLLIEGTASRTSAQIAEESDFIAARLNLTVHRENFVASTETLTRHWSRAVDLIGDVLVNAAFPIDEVERIKRERLTDLRRLRDDPAAIADRAFLAVLYGPDSPYGHPDVGRERSIAGLTRDDIAEHYRRAVRSQRPTVIVVGDVEADLAAAEIERRLPLAPAGDLGIERAPDRPPEAFPLNEQTIFLIDKPGAAQSVIWAGHLSIPRLDRSYLPLVVMNMAFGGQFTARLNMNLREAKGYTYGYRSRFDWRRERSAFRAGGAVHTAVTCQAVEETLREFRDLVSGRPISEAEFESARLGLIRGFPPTFETPGQILGRLLDLEHFGLPGDYYSGFIDDLRAVTLADVRRATEEHVDLDHLAIVVVGDRAAIEGELQRIGLPIVHLDYEGYPLA